In Mustela erminea isolate mMusErm1 chromosome 8, mMusErm1.Pri, whole genome shotgun sequence, a genomic segment contains:
- the CDCA7 gene encoding cell division cycle-associated protein 7 isoform X2, which yields MDARRVRQKDHGVKKNVKKFRYVKLISMETSSSSDDSCDSFASDNFANTKPKFRSDISEELANVFYEDSDNESFCGFSESEVQDVLDHCGFLQKSRPDVTKELASIFHADSDDESFCGFSESEIQDGMRLQPDHTGYRTRSQCRRSGPLRVAMKFPTQNTRGATNKRAVPSKPPENSVTDSSSDSEDENGMNFLEKRALNIKQNKAMLAKLMSELESFPGSFPGRRSLPRPSTSKTPRRRTFPGVASRRNPERRARPLTRSRSRILGSLSALPTEEEEEEEEDKYMLVRKRKTMDSYMDEEDIPRSRRAGSMTLPHIIRPVEEITEEELENICNNSREKIYNRSLGSTCHQCRQKTIDTKTNCRNPECWGVRGQFCGPCLRNRYGEEVKDALLDPNWHCPPCRRICNCSFCRQRDGRCATGVLVYLAKYHGFGNVHAYLKSLKQEFEMQA from the exons ATGGACGCTCGGCGCGTGCGG CAAAAGGATCATGGAGTAAAGAAGAATGTAAAGAAATTTAGATATGTGAAGTTGATTTCCATGGAAACATCATCATCCTCTGATGACAGTTGTGACAGCTTTGCTTCTGATAATTTTGCAAACACG aaaccTAAATTCAGGTCAGATATCAGTGAAGAACTGGCAAATGTTTTTTATGAGGACTCTGATAATGAATCTTTCTGCGGCTTTTCAGAAAGTGAGGTGCAAGATGTATTAGACCATTGCGGATTTTTACAGAAATCAAGGCCAGATGTCACTAAAGAACTGGCCAGTATTTTTCATGCCGACTCTGACGATGAATCATTTTGCGGTTTCTCAGAGAGTGAGATACAGGATGGAATG AGACTGCAGCCAGACCACACTGGCTATAGGACCCGCAGCCAGTGCCGAAGGTCCGGACCCCTCCGGGTGGCCATGAAGTTCCCAACTCAAAACACCAGGGGAGCCACCAACAAAAGAGCAGTGCCCTCCAAGCCCCCTGAGAATTCTGTGACTGATTCCAGTTCTGATTCAGAAGATGAAAATGGAATGAATTTTTTGGAGAAAAGAGctttaaatataaagcaaaacaaagcaatg CTTGCAAAACTAATGTCAGAATTAGAAAGCTTCCCTGGCTCATTCCCTGGAAGGCGTTCCCTCCCACGCCCCAGTACA TCAAAGACACCGCGCAGGCGTACATTCCCAGGTGTTGCTTCCAGGAGAAACCCTGAACGAAGAGCTCGTCCTCTTACCAGATCAAGGTCCCGGATCCTTGGGTCCCTTAGTGCTCTAcccacagaggaggaagaggaagaggaggaggataaGTACATGCTGGTGAGGAAGAGGAAAACCATGGACAGCTACATGGAT GAAGAGGACATACCCAGAAGTCGTCGTGCCGGATCCATGACCCTTCCGCATATAATTCGCCCCGTGGAAGAAATCACAGAGGAAGAGCTGGAGAACATCTGCAACAACTCTCGGGAGAAGATCTATAACCGTTCATTG GGATCCACTTGTCATCAATGCCGCCAAAAAACTATTGATACCAAAACAAACTGCAGAAACCCAGAGTGCTGGGGTGTTCGAGGCCAATTCTGTGGTCCCTGCCTTCGAAACCGCTACGGTGAAGAGGTCAAGGATGCTCTGCTGGATCCA AACTGGCACTGCCCGCCTTGCCGCAGGATCTGCAACTGCAGTTTCTGCCGGCAGCGAGACGGGCGGTGTGCGACTGGGGTCCTCGTGTATCTAGCCAAATACCATGGCTTTGGGAATGTGCACGCTTACTTGAAAAG tcTGAAACAGGAATTCGAAATGCAAGCATAG
- the CDCA7 gene encoding cell division cycle-associated protein 7 isoform X1, which produces MDARRVRQKDHGVKKNVKKFRYVKLISMETSSSSDDSCDSFASDNFANTKPKFRSDISEELANVFYEDSDNESFCGFSESEVQDVLDHCGFLQKSRPDVTKELASIFHADSDDESFCGFSESEIQDGMRLQPDHTGYRTRSQCRRSGPLRVAMKFPTQNTRGATNKRAVPSKPPENSVTDSSSDSEDENGMNFLEKRALNIKQNKAMLAKLMSELESFPGSFPGRRSLPRPSTQSKTPRRRTFPGVASRRNPERRARPLTRSRSRILGSLSALPTEEEEEEEEDKYMLVRKRKTMDSYMDEEDIPRSRRAGSMTLPHIIRPVEEITEEELENICNNSREKIYNRSLGSTCHQCRQKTIDTKTNCRNPECWGVRGQFCGPCLRNRYGEEVKDALLDPNWHCPPCRRICNCSFCRQRDGRCATGVLVYLAKYHGFGNVHAYLKSLKQEFEMQA; this is translated from the exons ATGGACGCTCGGCGCGTGCGG CAAAAGGATCATGGAGTAAAGAAGAATGTAAAGAAATTTAGATATGTGAAGTTGATTTCCATGGAAACATCATCATCCTCTGATGACAGTTGTGACAGCTTTGCTTCTGATAATTTTGCAAACACG aaaccTAAATTCAGGTCAGATATCAGTGAAGAACTGGCAAATGTTTTTTATGAGGACTCTGATAATGAATCTTTCTGCGGCTTTTCAGAAAGTGAGGTGCAAGATGTATTAGACCATTGCGGATTTTTACAGAAATCAAGGCCAGATGTCACTAAAGAACTGGCCAGTATTTTTCATGCCGACTCTGACGATGAATCATTTTGCGGTTTCTCAGAGAGTGAGATACAGGATGGAATG AGACTGCAGCCAGACCACACTGGCTATAGGACCCGCAGCCAGTGCCGAAGGTCCGGACCCCTCCGGGTGGCCATGAAGTTCCCAACTCAAAACACCAGGGGAGCCACCAACAAAAGAGCAGTGCCCTCCAAGCCCCCTGAGAATTCTGTGACTGATTCCAGTTCTGATTCAGAAGATGAAAATGGAATGAATTTTTTGGAGAAAAGAGctttaaatataaagcaaaacaaagcaatg CTTGCAAAACTAATGTCAGAATTAGAAAGCTTCCCTGGCTCATTCCCTGGAAGGCGTTCCCTCCCACGCCCCAGTACA CAGTCAAAGACACCGCGCAGGCGTACATTCCCAGGTGTTGCTTCCAGGAGAAACCCTGAACGAAGAGCTCGTCCTCTTACCAGATCAAGGTCCCGGATCCTTGGGTCCCTTAGTGCTCTAcccacagaggaggaagaggaagaggaggaggataaGTACATGCTGGTGAGGAAGAGGAAAACCATGGACAGCTACATGGAT GAAGAGGACATACCCAGAAGTCGTCGTGCCGGATCCATGACCCTTCCGCATATAATTCGCCCCGTGGAAGAAATCACAGAGGAAGAGCTGGAGAACATCTGCAACAACTCTCGGGAGAAGATCTATAACCGTTCATTG GGATCCACTTGTCATCAATGCCGCCAAAAAACTATTGATACCAAAACAAACTGCAGAAACCCAGAGTGCTGGGGTGTTCGAGGCCAATTCTGTGGTCCCTGCCTTCGAAACCGCTACGGTGAAGAGGTCAAGGATGCTCTGCTGGATCCA AACTGGCACTGCCCGCCTTGCCGCAGGATCTGCAACTGCAGTTTCTGCCGGCAGCGAGACGGGCGGTGTGCGACTGGGGTCCTCGTGTATCTAGCCAAATACCATGGCTTTGGGAATGTGCACGCTTACTTGAAAAG tcTGAAACAGGAATTCGAAATGCAAGCATAG
- the CDCA7 gene encoding cell division cycle-associated protein 7 isoform X3: MDARRVRQKDHGVKKNVKKFRYVKLISMETSSSSDDSCDSFASDNFANTRLQPDHTGYRTRSQCRRSGPLRVAMKFPTQNTRGATNKRAVPSKPPENSVTDSSSDSEDENGMNFLEKRALNIKQNKAMLAKLMSELESFPGSFPGRRSLPRPSTQSKTPRRRTFPGVASRRNPERRARPLTRSRSRILGSLSALPTEEEEEEEEDKYMLVRKRKTMDSYMDEEDIPRSRRAGSMTLPHIIRPVEEITEEELENICNNSREKIYNRSLGSTCHQCRQKTIDTKTNCRNPECWGVRGQFCGPCLRNRYGEEVKDALLDPNWHCPPCRRICNCSFCRQRDGRCATGVLVYLAKYHGFGNVHAYLKSLKQEFEMQA; the protein is encoded by the exons ATGGACGCTCGGCGCGTGCGG CAAAAGGATCATGGAGTAAAGAAGAATGTAAAGAAATTTAGATATGTGAAGTTGATTTCCATGGAAACATCATCATCCTCTGATGACAGTTGTGACAGCTTTGCTTCTGATAATTTTGCAAACACG AGACTGCAGCCAGACCACACTGGCTATAGGACCCGCAGCCAGTGCCGAAGGTCCGGACCCCTCCGGGTGGCCATGAAGTTCCCAACTCAAAACACCAGGGGAGCCACCAACAAAAGAGCAGTGCCCTCCAAGCCCCCTGAGAATTCTGTGACTGATTCCAGTTCTGATTCAGAAGATGAAAATGGAATGAATTTTTTGGAGAAAAGAGctttaaatataaagcaaaacaaagcaatg CTTGCAAAACTAATGTCAGAATTAGAAAGCTTCCCTGGCTCATTCCCTGGAAGGCGTTCCCTCCCACGCCCCAGTACA CAGTCAAAGACACCGCGCAGGCGTACATTCCCAGGTGTTGCTTCCAGGAGAAACCCTGAACGAAGAGCTCGTCCTCTTACCAGATCAAGGTCCCGGATCCTTGGGTCCCTTAGTGCTCTAcccacagaggaggaagaggaagaggaggaggataaGTACATGCTGGTGAGGAAGAGGAAAACCATGGACAGCTACATGGAT GAAGAGGACATACCCAGAAGTCGTCGTGCCGGATCCATGACCCTTCCGCATATAATTCGCCCCGTGGAAGAAATCACAGAGGAAGAGCTGGAGAACATCTGCAACAACTCTCGGGAGAAGATCTATAACCGTTCATTG GGATCCACTTGTCATCAATGCCGCCAAAAAACTATTGATACCAAAACAAACTGCAGAAACCCAGAGTGCTGGGGTGTTCGAGGCCAATTCTGTGGTCCCTGCCTTCGAAACCGCTACGGTGAAGAGGTCAAGGATGCTCTGCTGGATCCA AACTGGCACTGCCCGCCTTGCCGCAGGATCTGCAACTGCAGTTTCTGCCGGCAGCGAGACGGGCGGTGTGCGACTGGGGTCCTCGTGTATCTAGCCAAATACCATGGCTTTGGGAATGTGCACGCTTACTTGAAAAG tcTGAAACAGGAATTCGAAATGCAAGCATAG